The proteins below come from a single Aegilops tauschii subsp. strangulata cultivar AL8/78 chromosome 6, Aet v6.0, whole genome shotgun sequence genomic window:
- the LOC120967237 gene encoding uncharacterized protein: protein MEEAPCRRCKSRCRTSLCTATLFGIYFQPTFVFAAIVPCNVRLAFNELVGDTVTFDALGGPYTMQVDKGRTITQIGGDEWDRFIARLRLSGGELISFSFRGERPRISVIYLNLIFDSEDEVHEEDDGEDSDDDENPLDEALYAQRLRLSGDETCNLWDMLPLREDYVGMPFVTRLTRTNVKQHLMKLPKRLSVSCGIEPHEEGMTAGLRLTRTGSITTCAYAVDTDGRTVFNRAGWKKFLHGKNLWVGVA, encoded by the exons ATGGAGGAAGCACCGTGTCGACGGTGCAAGTCACGGTGCCGGACCAGCCTTTGTACTGCCacgctgttcggcatctacttccagcctaCTTTTGTTTTTGCAGCG atcgtcccatgcaatgtgagattGGCATTCAATGAGCTCGTCGGAGACACCGTGACCTTCGACGCTCTCGGGGGGCCGTACACTATGCAGGTCGATAAGGGGCGAACGATAACCCAGATTGGAGGAGATGAATGGGATCGTTTCATCGCCCGCTTGCGTCTTAGTGGGGGTGaattgatcagcttctccttcagaggaGAAAGGCCCAGGATTTCTGTTATCTATCTGAATTTGATTTTCGATAGTGAGGATGAAGTTCATgaggaggacgatggtgaggattcagatgatgatgagaacccacttgATGAAGCACTCTATGCCCAAAGACTGAGGCTGAGCGGCGATGAAACGTGCAACCTCTGGGACATGCTTCCGCTACGTGAAGACTACGTCGGgatgccattcgtgacccgcctcaCAAGGACGAATGTTAAACAGCATCTCATG AAATTACCTAAGAGGTTATCTGTTAGCTGTGGCATCGAGCCGCATGAAGAAGGCATGactgctggactacgccttaccagAACGGGCTCCATCACCACCTGTGCCTACGCAGTGGACACGGACGGTCGCACTGTCTTCAACCGGGCGGGGTGGAAGAAGTTCCTTCATGGCAAGAATCTTTGGGTAGGTGTTGCTTAG
- the LOC109761911 gene encoding uncharacterized protein: MDPGGAAAAKLAVWCWMWGMHDNSDDAGDGNKQFHLVASADFSHDTRMPGEFGSHLMNITPESDLVKLVAHDEPISDSNQCEANGGSASDTDMQLEVTLSTLAIQFFCRFYENVHMRGLTWQDDEYMQWVSGYHHIERTKGLSARFMNELIGVGCYSYFPFGPFGPGSTVITIPESAWAEISVGLQSMLITMLDSFLRPEHSNAMGLNNSACTLPPESVCVLVDVAVSSSVLADVAVSDTSMFDAAMPEFATVSEGVMAAAVVSNTAVSDGIMATAAVSDTAVSARVLNSTAVPDVMTDIHEAAGGNTVKKRSRSEVAVVTEHGRGPHSDKEGCAPMELPSENPKRKKSSVVMTTGQQCLQISAVQQMGVEQCGIEVCSNNLMGPSQRPYILPKKTTLPSELEKKVKEKVKPIQSKLPIFVRELKTYSVVGTGQGGCALVFCKEFASACGLPHTKKTTIHLQLEDKTKGPWPVTLIRSEHNSNQRWLTTGWNKFVTDNGLKKGDACLFQPDKSNNTQGLSMTVYLIRKSSEKEL; the protein is encoded by the exons ATGGATCCAG gcggcgccgccgccgccaagctTGCGGTGTGGTGCTGGATGTGGGGGATGCACGACAACTCGGACGACGCGGGCGACGGCAATAAGCAGTTCCATCTCGTGGCCTCCGCCGATTTCAGCCACGACACG CGTATGCCCGGGGAGTTTGGAAGCCACTTGATGAATATAACCCCTGAGTCTGATCTTGTCAAACTTGTAGCTCACGACGAACCTATTTCTGACTCTAATCAATGTGAAGCAAATGGGGGTTCAGCGAGCGATACTGATATGCAACTTGAAGTGACCTTGAGCACCTTGGCTATTCAATTCTTTTGCCGCTTTTATGAGAATGTCCACATGCGTGGTTTGACTTGGCAGGATGATGAGTATATGCAATGGGTCTCTGGATACCATCACATAGAGCGAACCAAAGGCCTTTCTGCCAGGTTTATGAATGAGCTCATTGGAGTTGGATGCTACTCTTATTTCCCCTTTGGACCATTTGGGCCAGGAAGCACTGTGATCACTATTCCTGAAAGTGCATGGGCTGAAATTTCTGTTGGGCTTCAGAGCATGCTCATAACTATGCTTGACTCTTTTCTTCGGCCTGAACATTCCAATGCTATGGGCTTGAATAATTCTGCTTGTACTTTACCACCTGAATCTGTATGTGTGTTGGTTGATGTTGCAGTGTCTTCAAGTGTGTTGGCCGATGTTGCAGTATCTGACACTTCTATGTTTGATGCTGCTATGCCGGAATTTGCTACAGTGTCTGAAGGTGTGATGGCTGCTGCTGTAGTATCTAATACTGCAGTGTCTGATGGTATTATGGCTACTGCTGCAGTGTCTGATACTGCAGTATCTGCACGTGTTTTGAACTCTACTGCAGTGCCTGATGTTATGACTGATATCCATGAAGCTGCCGGTGGCAATACTGTTAAGAAGAGGAGCAGATCAGAGGTTGCGGTGGTGACTGAACATGGTCGAGGACCGCACAGTGACAAGGAGGGATGTGCGCCAATGGAGCTCCCATCTGAGAATCCTAAAAGGAAGAAATCTTCTGTTGTGATGACCACAGGCCAACAGTGCCTTCAGATTTCAGCAGTGCAGCAAATGGGGGTTGAACAGTGTGGTATTGAAGTCTGTTCCAACAATCTCATGGGACCTTCTCAGCGTCCCTATATTCTGCCCAAGAAGACAACTCTACCTAGTGAATTGGAGAAAAAAGTAAAGGAGAAAGTCAAGCCTATTCAATCTAAACTTCCCATCTTCGTGAGAGAGTTGAAAACATACTCTGTTGTTGGCACAGGCCAAGGAGGATGTGCTCTG GTCTTTTGCAAGGAATTTGCTTCGGCATGTGGCCTCCCGCACACAAAGAAAACAACCATACATCTTCAGCTGGAGGACAAAACGAAGGGGCCATGGCCTGTCACGTTAATCCGCAGTGAGCATAACAGCAACCAGAGGTGGCTTACCACGGGGTGGAACAAATTTGTCACGGACAATGGCCTGAAGAAAGGAGATGCCTGCCTCTTCCAGCCAGACAAGAGCAACAACACTCAGGGCCTTTCGATGACTGTTTATCTGATTCGCAAGTCGTCGGAAAAGGAGCTGTAG